The Christiangramia forsetii KT0803 DNA segment TTGCCCTGGAGAAACCATTTTTAGCCCTGCTCGATCTTATAACCTTATTTATTCTTGTCGTTTTCACCATAAGGTGGTTTAGAATCGTAAATATAAGAGCCGCCTATTTACTAACACCCTATGCCGCATGGGTGCTGTTTATGATTGCAATAAATTTTGAGATATGGAGGCTTAACTCATAGCCTTTGCGGCGAGGTATCCACCGGTCCAGGCATTCTGAAAGTTGAAGCCACCAGTAATTGCATCTATATTTAAAATTTCCCCGGCAAAATAAAGGTCTTTAAGAAGTTTACTTTCGAAAGTTTTAAAATCGACTTCTTTTAGATCTACTCCTCCGGCAGTTACAAATTCTTCTTTAAAAGTGCTTTTACCGTTTACATTAAAAACTGCAGAGGTAAGTTCTTCTGCAAGTTTTTTAAGCTGATCTTTATTGAGATCAGCCCACTTCGTATCGGTCTCTATTTTTGCTGCGGAAACTATACTCTGCCAGAGTCTTTTTGGTAGATCAAATTGTGGTCTGGTAGAAACTTGTTGTTTTGAAATTGAAAATTTCAATTCTTTCAGGTCGTTTAAAATATCTGTTTTGGTATATCCCGGGAGCCAGTTTACCTGAATATCGAACTTATAATCGAGCATGTTTAGTCCTCTAGCGCCCCAGGCTGATAGTTTTAAGATTGCGGGACCGCTCATTCCCCAATGTGTGATTAAGAGGGGGCCTGAGCTTTCCAGGTTTTCATTTAAAATTTTTACTTCAGCATCAGTAGCAATTCCGGCAATTCCTTTAATTCTGTTATCCTGAATATTAAAAGTAAAGAGAGAGGGTACAGCGTCTACAATATGATGTCCCATTTTTTGAAGTAAATTCCACACCTTTGAATTACTGCCGGTCGCAAGCATTAATTTCGAAGATTTAAAACTTGTGCTATTCGTATTTATTTGCCAGAAGTCCTGTTCTCTCGAAAAATTCTTCAGGCTTTGTCCTTTTTGAATTTCAATATTCAGTTTTTTACATTCTTTGGTGAAGCAGTCTATAATAGTTTGAGAACTATCGGTGATCGGGAACATCCTGCCGTCTTCTTCGGTTTTTAGTTCTATTCCGCGTTCATTGAACCATGCTATTGTATCGCCCGTCATGAAATTATGAAAAGGTCCGCGAAGTTCTTTTTCTCCACGGGGATATTTTTTTACAAGTTCAGCAGGAATGAATTCGGCATGAGTAACATTACAGCGGCCTCCTCCGGAAACTTTTACTTTTGTAAGTACTTCTTTTCCTCTTTCGAGAATTAGAATTTTAAGTTCAGGATTATTTTCAGCAGCATTCATAGCCGTGAAAAAACCTGCGGCACCACCACCCACGATAATTATATCAAATTGCTTCAAATTTCACTCTTTTAATCTGAAACAAAAGTAGGGAGATAAAAAGTGATTCAGAAATATGGTTTTATGGATTCAGGTTTAGAACCGGGTTGTGCAGACGATTTGGATAATCTGAAATTATTCCATCCACCCCAAAATCTATCATTCTTTTAATGTCTTCCCTTTCATTAACGGTCCATACATTTACCTTAAAACCTGCATCCTGACTTAGTTTGGTATTGTCCCTGGTTATAATTCCCAAAGAAGGATGTATAGTCCATGCGTTAAGACGCTTTCCCAATTCTATCGCCTCTGGTACACTTGCCTTGCTAAGAATGGCTATTGGTGCCTGTTCATCGTTATTGCGAACTTCAAAAAGTTCATTTTTCTGAAAACTTGAAATGATAAAATCTGAATAGTTCCATGTTCCTTCAGTAATTTTTTTCTTTAATAACATACAAACAGGAGTTGCGGTATTTAAACCTTTCAACTCAATATTAATCAGGCATTTTCCTTCAATAAGATCAAGGACTTCAGTTAACAGCGGAATTTTAAAATGGTTTTCTACTTTAAGTTTACTTAGTTCTTCAGCGGATTTTTTCGCAATTTCCCCACTCCCGTTGGTAGTTCTATCTAAGGTGAAATCATGAATTACCCAAAGTTCACCGCTCGCACATTTATGCACATCAATTTCTATCATATCCACCCCAATATCTAAAGCTTTTTGTATGCTTTCCAAAGTGTTTTCTGCAACGTGAGCTTTTGCTCCCCTATGTCCTATTTTTAGAAAATTGTTCATGTTCAAAAATATTCAAATAATCCATTCCAATTATTTTTTAATGCTATCAGTTTTAAAACACTAAGATTTAGAAAGGATTAAGACTGCTTAACATTTATTTTGCTGAAAAGCACAGTAATTTAGAGGTATAGCCGGAACAAGTTAATTTTTCATTCCTCAGTGGTTATTCAGTCAATAACAAAAGTGTAATTTTAAAAGTATGAGTAAACCTGAAAAATTTCCAGAACAAGACCAGAGCCAGCCCGGAGATGAGTATAAAATGTATCCGGAACCGGAAATTATAAGAGAAGATTATAAAGGTAGTGATAAGCTAAAAGGAAAAACAGCACTAATCACTGGAGGAGATAGTGGGATTGGTCGTAGTGCTGCCGTGCATTTTGCCCGGGAAGGTGCGAATGTAGCTATTGTATATCTGGAAGAAACGGAAGATGCACTGGAGACAAAGAAGCTAATTGAAATAGAAGGAGGAAATTGCCTTATAATTTCTGGGGATCTTAAAGAAGAGAGTTTTTGCAGAGAGGTTATA contains these protein-coding regions:
- a CDS encoding NAD(P)/FAD-dependent oxidoreductase; this translates as MKQFDIIIVGGGAAGFFTAMNAAENNPELKILILERGKEVLTKVKVSGGGRCNVTHAEFIPAELVKKYPRGEKELRGPFHNFMTGDTIAWFNERGIELKTEEDGRMFPITDSSQTIIDCFTKECKKLNIEIQKGQSLKNFSREQDFWQINTNSTSFKSSKLMLATGSNSKVWNLLQKMGHHIVDAVPSLFTFNIQDNRIKGIAGIATDAEVKILNENLESSGPLLITHWGMSGPAILKLSAWGARGLNMLDYKFDIQVNWLPGYTKTDILNDLKELKFSISKQQVSTRPQFDLPKRLWQSIVSAAKIETDTKWADLNKDQLKKLAEELTSAVFNVNGKSTFKEEFVTAGGVDLKEVDFKTFESKLLKDLYFAGEILNIDAITGGFNFQNAWTGGYLAAKAMS
- a CDS encoding glycerophosphodiester phosphodiesterase; the encoded protein is MNNFLKIGHRGAKAHVAENTLESIQKALDIGVDMIEIDVHKCASGELWVIHDFTLDRTTNGSGEIAKKSAEELSKLKVENHFKIPLLTEVLDLIEGKCLINIELKGLNTATPVCMLLKKKITEGTWNYSDFIISSFQKNELFEVRNNDEQAPIAILSKASVPEAIELGKRLNAWTIHPSLGIITRDNTKLSQDAGFKVNVWTVNEREDIKRMIDFGVDGIISDYPNRLHNPVLNLNP